Proteins from a single region of Desulfolutivibrio sulfoxidireducens:
- the hemW gene encoding radical SAM family heme chaperone HemW — MTLAGGEGLRVYVHVPFCRAKCRYCAFYSVPLDMEALEVYAAALRREIRFYGRRFPGVAIETLYFGGGTPSLLPEWAVSRIVGELRRVFSFSPGMEFTFEANPDSAVDATFLKRLIQIGVNRLSLGVQSLDNETLRLLGRPHDAAGARNAYFLARQAGFANIGLDFLWGLPGQRLSGWLATLKEAVRLSPEHLSCYGLTLEPGTPLAAMVDAGELDPPSEADQAEMFVRGAQYLESQGYLHYEISNFARMGFSSRHNTGYWEGRDYLGLGPSAVSTLAGWRHENPRDIGRYAALARTGAFGADAVELTPAESLREMVMLALRTTKGLDLAAYRARSGRDFLKDNAELVRALRQNGLVRISAGHLRLTKNGLLVSNVILARLAY, encoded by the coding sequence ATGACCCTGGCGGGAGGGGAGGGGCTTCGGGTCTACGTGCATGTGCCTTTCTGCCGGGCCAAGTGCCGGTATTGCGCCTTCTATTCCGTTCCCTTGGACATGGAGGCCCTGGAGGTCTACGCGGCCGCCCTGCGTCGGGAGATCCGGTTTTACGGCCGGCGCTTCCCCGGCGTTGCGATCGAGACCCTGTATTTCGGGGGCGGCACCCCGAGCCTTCTGCCGGAGTGGGCCGTGTCCCGGATCGTCGGGGAACTACGCCGGGTCTTTTCGTTTTCGCCGGGGATGGAGTTCACCTTCGAGGCCAACCCGGATTCGGCCGTGGACGCGACCTTTCTCAAGCGGCTGATACAGATCGGGGTCAACCGCCTGAGCCTTGGGGTGCAAAGCCTCGACAACGAAACCCTGCGCCTTCTGGGGCGGCCCCACGACGCGGCCGGGGCCCGGAACGCCTATTTCCTGGCGCGTCAGGCCGGATTTGCCAATATCGGGCTGGACTTTCTGTGGGGTCTGCCGGGGCAGCGCCTGTCGGGGTGGCTGGCCACCCTCAAGGAGGCGGTCCGGCTTTCGCCCGAACACCTGTCCTGTTACGGCCTGACCCTGGAGCCGGGCACGCCCCTGGCGGCCATGGTCGACGCCGGGGAACTCGATCCGCCGTCCGAGGCCGATCAGGCCGAGATGTTCGTGCGCGGCGCGCAGTATCTGGAGTCCCAGGGCTATTTGCACTACGAGATCTCCAATTTCGCGCGCATGGGCTTTTCAAGCCGCCACAACACGGGCTACTGGGAGGGCCGGGACTACCTGGGGCTTGGGCCGTCGGCGGTGTCCACCCTGGCCGGATGGCGGCACGAGAATCCCCGGGACATCGGCCGCTACGCGGCCCTGGCCAGGACCGGGGCCTTCGGGGCGGACGCCGTGGAACTGACGCCGGCCGAGTCCCTTCGGGAAATGGTCATGCTTGCGTTACGCACCACCAAGGGACTTGATCTCGCCGCCTACCGCGCCCGTTCGGGCCGGGATTTCCTGAAAGACAACGCCGAACTCGTCCGGGCCTTGCGGCAAAACGGGCTTGTGCGCATAAGCGCCGGGCATCTGCGGCTGACCAAAAACGGCCTGCTGGTGAGTAACGTGATCCTGGCCAGACTCGCGTATTGA